The Ralstonia sp. RRA DNA segment TTGAAGCCCAACTGGCGGCTGACCAGCGTGGCGTGGTCCGGCAGCGGGCCCATGCGTACGGCGATGTCGAAGCGGTCTTCCACCAGGTCCGCCATGCGGTCACTGAACGCGATCTCGACTTCCAGCAGCGGGTGACGCTCGATCAGTCGACGCATGACGGGCGCAATGCACTGTCTGCCGAACAGCACGGGCACGGTCATCCGCAAGCAGCCGGTCGGCTCGCGCCGGCTGGCGAGCAAGGCCGCTTCCGTTTCGCTCAACTCGGTCAGCAGACGCTTGCATTGCTCGTAGTAAAGCGCGCCTTCGCCGGTCAGGTTCAGGCTGCGGGTCGTTCGCTGCAGCAGCCGCGTGTTCAGGCGCTGCTCCAGCCGGGCGATGACCTTGGCCACCGCCGAGCGCGTGACCCCCAACTGCGCCGCCGCCGCCGCAAAGCTGCCCGACTCGACCACGTTCACAAATTCGGCCACGCCGCTGAGCCGATCGTCCATCCAAACCTGCTCCGTTTCGGTTGATCAAATGGTGCCTCACGGGCGACGGTGAGTCTACCAAATGGAGTCAATGCGTCTCATGTGGAAACAATAAGATCGGTGCTTCATTGGAACGGGGAATTCACATGAAAGCATGGCAAGTCAGGCCGGGACACGGCATTGCGGGATTGCAGCAGATCGACACGGACGCACGAGAGCCAGGGCCCGCTGAGGTGCTTGTGAGCATGCGGGCGGCCTCCCTGAACTACCGCGACTGGATGGCCGCGCGCGGCGACTACCCGGGCATCGATGGCACACCGCGCATTGCGCTGAGCGATGGCGCAGGCGAGGTGGTTGCGGTGGGGGCGCGTGTGACCCGGTTCAAACCGGGGGATCGCGTGATCAACACCTATTTCCCGAACTGGATCGACGGCGAAATCGCACTTTGGAAGATTGCCGAATCGCCCGGTGCGACATTCGATGGTGTGCTGGCCGAACAGTTTGTCGCCGACGAATCCACGCTGGCCGCGATTCCTGCGCACCTGAGTTTTGAGGAGGCGGCCACGATCTCCTGCGCGGGAATCACGGCCTGGAATGCGCTGTTCGCGAATGCCGTGGTCAAGCCGGGGGCGACGGCGCTGCTGCTGGGGACGGGCGGCGTCTCGATCTGGGCGCTGCAGTTGGCAAAGGCGGCGGGGCTGCGCGCCATCATCACCTCATCCAGCGATGAGAAGCTGGCGCGGGCTCGGCAGCTCGGCGCGGATGCAACCATCAACTACCGTACCGTGCCCGAGTGGCAGCACGAAGTGTTGCGGCTGACCGGTGGCGCGGGCGCCGACGTGGTGGTGGAGGTGGGTGGATACGACACGATGGCGCGCTCGATTGCGGCCACCCGGCTGGGCGGTGTCGTCTCCATCACGGGTTTGCTGAGCGGCTTTGCGGGCGTGGATTTCGGCCTGCGCAGTCTGTTCGACGTTGCCAAGCACCTGCACGGTGTGATCGTCGGCAGCCGCACGGTGCTCGACGAGGTGGTTCGGCTGGTCGACGTGCAGCAGATCCGCCCGGTGGTCGATCGTGTCTTCGGTTTTGATGAGGTGCCGGCCGCGTATGACTACCTGCAGTCGGGGCGGCACTTCGGCAAGGTGGTGGTTCGGGTCGGGGGGTGAGGGGGATGCCCTCGGCGAGCGGTCCTGCGTTTCAGCGGGCCGTTCGCTACTTCGATACAGAACCCGGCGCTGAGCTACGGATGGCTTACCTGAACCGTTTTCAGGCCTCCGAACGCTCCACGACCACCTCACTGATTTGCAGCACGGGTTGGATATCCGTGTAATTGGCGATGTCGGCCCGAATCTCCTGCGCGTGCGGGGCGCGGGCTGCCAGGAATGCTTCGACAGAAGTACAGACGAAGTCGCACTTGGCCACGTAAACAGGGTCAGCGCCCGGCGCACCCCCTGCGATGCCCTTGTCGATCGTGTAGTACAGACACGCAGCGCCGAGCAGCTGTTTCATCATGGGCATATGCCGCTCGCGGTAGTACGCATGATCGAATCGGGCGCCTGCGGCGTACGGGTACATGACACTGACTTTGATCATCGGGTTCTCCTGTTGCTGCACGGTAATCGAGGCGCCGCTGCCCGCGACGACGACATCGACGTCGCCGGTATAGGGCGTGGCCAAGGCGTCTTCCAGAATCGGCGTACTGATTCTTCTGATTGTAAGCACCCGGTGAGCCCGTCGTGCCGGTGAGATAGCGCCGGGTGTCCAACGATGCGGGAGTTCTCCCAGCCAATCGTCGATCGCTATCCGCAAGATCAACACTGGTATGCTGACCGACACCATCACCAGTTGGAGGGCGACATGGCTGCAAAGAAGGTCACCAAGAAGAAGTACCTGAAGATCCTCAACAAGCGCCTGCGAGCCGAGCCGGATGTGTCGCACAGCACGCAGTTTGTCTTCTACCCTCTCGGGGCGAAGGCCAAGCATGCCACCGGCGTGGTCGCCAGCGAACCCTACAGCAAGCCCGAGTTCGCCATCATGGCTGCCATTCAACGCCAGGCGGCCAGCGAGTTCATCGTTGTCAGTGAGGGGGCCGCGTAGGCAACGGCTGAAGTCCTGCTGTGCCGCGTGATTCTGCGCGTGCCTTTGGCGCAGGGTCTCACGGCATCAGCAGCCTCAAACATCGTCATCCGGATGATTGGGACGTCTCGGCAATCTTGGGCACCCCTGGGCGCCTGACTACTTGCCGATACAGAACCGACTAAAGATCACACCTAGCAGATCATCACTGGAGAACGCTCCCGTGATGCTGTTCAATGCCTCCTGCGCCAGCCGCAGTTCCTCGGCAAACAGATCGAGCGATTGCGCTTGCTGATCGGCATGCTCAGCCGCAAAGGCCAGGTGTTCCTTGGCCGAGCGCAAGGCCGCGAGATGGCGTTCACGCGCCAGGTACAACCCCTCGCCGCCGCCCTGCCAGCCGGCAATCTCCAGCAATGCCGCGCGCAGAAGTTCAACGCCCACACCATCGCGCGCTGAGAGCCAGACCTCTGGCGGCACGGCATCCACGCGGCCGGCCACGGCCACACCCGTCAGGTCGATCTTGTTGATGACACGCAGCGTCGGCACGCCAGTCGGTACGTGTTCAGCGATGCGGGCGTCGATGGCCGTGTCTTCGGCGGACAGGCCGGTGCTGCGATAGTCCGCAGCATCCAGCAGGTGCAGCACCACATCCGCACGCGCGATGGCGGCCCAGGTGCGTTCGATGCCGATGCGCTCCACCTCGTCTTCCGTATCGCGCAGGCCGGCCGTGTCGACAATGTTCAGCGGGATGCCTTCAATCTGGATGGTCTGCTGCACCTTGTCGCGCGTGGTACCGGCGATGGGCGTGACGATGGCAAGCTCCGCGCCGGCCAGGGCATTGAGCAACGACGATTTGCCCACGTTCGGTTGCCCGGCCAGCACCACGTGCAGGCCTTCGCGCAGGAGTGCACCCTGTCGCGCCTGCGCCAGCACACCATCAACCGCCGTGCGAATGCCGGCAAGCTGCCCGCGCGCATCGGAGGCCTCGAGAAAGTCGATTTCCTCTTCCGGAAAATCCAGCGTTGCTTCCACCAGCATGCGCAGATGGATCACGCGTTCGACCAGCGCATGCACCGCCTGCGAGAACGCACCGTCGAGCGAGCGTGCGGCTGAGCGCGCCGCCGCTTCGGTGCTCGCCTCGATCAGGTCGGCAACGGCTTCAGCCTGCGCCAGATCCATCTTGTCGTTGAGGAAGGCGCGGCGCGTGAACTCGCCGGGTTCCGCCACGCGCAGGCCGATCTCGCGGCCGGCAGCCAGACAGCGCTGCAGCAGCAGTTGCATCACCACCGGGCCGCCGTGGCCCTGCAGTTCGAGCACGTCTTCGCCGGTGTACGAATGCGGTGCCGGAAACCACAGCGCGATGCCGCGGTCGATGGCGCCGCCGTCGGCGTCAAGGAAGGGCAGGTAGGTTGCCTGGCGTGGCGTCAGCAGCCGTCCGCACACGGCCTGCATGACGGCGCGCACGTCAGGCCCCGACACGCGCACGACCCCAATGCCGCCGCGCCCAGGCGCAGTGGCAATCGCTGCGATGGGAATGGTGAGGATGGGTGCGCGCGGGGCGTCGGAGGCGCTTGGCAAGGTCGTGGGGTGGTCAGCAGCAGTCATGGGCGGTATTGTGCGGCAGCCGCGCAGTTGCGCGCCAGTTTCCAACCAGGGAGATTCGGATGATCGATCACACCGGCGTCGTTGTCAGCGACTTCGAGGCCAGCAAGCGGTTTTACGAACAGGCACTGGGCGCCATTGGCCTGGCCAAGGTGCTGGAGTTTCCAGCCGCCGTGACGGGGCACACCGATGTGGCCGGCTTTGGTCCGCCGGGCAAGGCGGAGTTCTGGATCTCGGCCGCAACGGCCGGGCAGACGCCGAACACGCCGCCGCTGCACGTGGCGTTTCGCGTCGACACGCGCGCCGAGGTGGAGGCGTTCTACGCAGCAGCGATGGCTGCCGGCGGCACTGACAACGGTGGCCCCGGCCTGCGCGCACACTACACCCGAACTACTACGGCGCCTTTGTGCGCGATCCGGACGGCCACAACATCGAGGCGGTCTGCCATACACCCGCTTGAAGCGCGTGAGACAGGCATGAAAAAAGGGCACCCGAGGGTGCCCTTTTTGCTGGAGCGCGTTCGCCTTACTTGGCAGGCGCGGCCTTCTTGTTGGTGCCCAGCATGCGGTTGATCGACCATTGCTGCGCGATCGACAAGCAGTTGTTCACCACCCAGTACAGCACCAGGCCAGCCGGGAAGAAGAAGAACATCACCGAGAACGCGATCGGCATGAACATCATCACCTTGGCCTGCACCGGGTCCGGCGGGGTCGGGTTCAGCTTGGTCTGCACGAACATCGACACGGCCATCAGCACCGGCAGGATGTAGAACGGGTCCGGTGCCGACAGATCGTGCACCCAGCCCAGCCACGGCGCACCGCGCATTTCCACCGACGACAGCAGTGCCCAGTACAGCGCCATGAACACCGGAATCTGGATCACGATCGGCAGGCAGCCGCCGAGCGGATTGACCTTCTCGGTGCGGTACAGCGTCATCATCTCCTGGTTCATCTTCTGCGGATCGCCCTTGTGGCGCTCGCGGATGGCCGTCATGCGCGGCTGCAGGTCCTTCATCTTGGCCATCGAACGGTAGCTCGTGGCCGACAGCGGGAAGAACACCAGTTTGATCAGCACCGTCAGTGCCACGATCGACCAGCCCCAGTTGCCCAGCAGCCCGTGAATCTTCTCCAGCAGCCAGAACAGCGGCTTGGCGACGATGGTCAGCCAGCCATAGTCCTTCACCAGATCCAGGCCCGGGGTGATGGCCTCAAGCATGCGCGCTTGCTGCGGGCCGGCGAACAGGCGTGCCGTGGCCGACACGCTGGCGCCCGGCGCCACCGTGCCCAGCGGCTCCTGAATGCCGATGCGGTAGAAGTTGGTGTCGACGCGGTCGACGTAGTACTCACGCTTGACGTTGTCAGCCGGAATCCAGGCCGAGGCAAAGTAGTGCTGCACCATCGCCACCCAGCCGCTGTCGGTCGGGGCCGGCACGTGTGCCTTGCCCTTGTCGATGTCGGAGAAGGTGATCTTGTGGAACTTGTCGCCGTCGGTGTACACGGCCGGGCCGGTGAACGTGCTGTAGAAGCGCGATTGCTCAATCGCGCCGCCGTCGCGGGCCAGTTCCATGTACAGCGTCGGGTTGATCGGTGCGGTGCCGTCGTTGGTCACGTCAAAGCGCGTGTCGATCACGTAGCTGCCGCGCTTGAAGACGTACGTCTTGACCAGCTTGGCGCCGCCCTTGTCGGCGGTCAGCGTGATGGAGACATCGTTGCTGGTGCCCAGATCACGCGGGCCGGTCGAGGCCGCAAACACCGTCGTGTGGTTCGGGAAATCGCCGCCGATGATGCCCGAGCGCGCCAGATAGGTGCGCTCGACGCTGCGGTCGAAGAGCACCATCGGGTTGCCATCGTGGTCCTTCTGGTCCAACAGCTCCAGCTTGGTGACGATCGCGCCGGCCGTGTCGATGGTGGCGCGCACCACGTCGGTCGTGATGACGATCTTTTCCGAAGCCGGTGCCTGCGAGACTGCGCCCGTGGCCGGAGCGGCCTGGGTGCCTGCGGCTGCCGCTGCGGCGCTCTTCGGCACGTCGCCTGCGGGCGTGCTGCCCGGTGCGGCAGTCGTGGCCGTCTGCGGCGTCGGGAAGAACATCGACTGGTGGCCATTCGCGCGTTGCCAGTTGTCGAACAGCAGGACAACCGCCAGCGAGAAGATCACCCAGAGAATGGTGCGTTTGATATCCATGTCGGATTACGGTCTGGGAAGGTGAATCGACGGCCGCACAGCCTGCGTGTCGGCTGCGGTCGCGTCGGTCGATGCGGAATCGGTGGAGCGGGGCACAGCGTCGCCAGCGGCGGGCGGCACAGGATCATACCCGCCTTGTGCGAATGGATGGCAGCGGCATAGACGTTTTGCCGCAAGATAACTGCCATAGCCTGGCCCGTGCGTGATGACGGCGTCGCGCGCGTAGTCGGAGCAGGTCGGCAGGAAGCGGCATTGCGCGCCCACGAAGGGGCTGAACGCCACTTTATAGATGCGCAGCAGAAACAACAGCACGCGCGTCATGACGTGCTCCCGGCGGCAGGCTGGGAAGCAGCGGGTGGGGCAGGCGGAGCCGGCAACGGCCGTGCCGCAATCTCAAAGAGGTGCGACAGCTCTTCGTGGCAGATGCGCTTGAACGCGGCCACGGTGGGCACATCCTGGCGTGGAAACTTGGCGTGCAGGCGGATCAGCACGTCGCGGCCGCCCAGAGACGGCTGCCGCAGGCGAAACAGCTCGCGGCACTGGCGCTTGATGAGATTGCGCTCGACGGCGCGCTTGGCAAATTTCTTGCCAATCACCACACCCAGGCGCGCCTGGGGATGCCCATTGGCGCGCACATACAGCACAAAGTGACGACTGCGCCGGACGGGCCGCAAAGCAAAAACGGATGAGAACTCATCCGTTTTCGTCAGCCTTGCGGCTTTGGGGTAGGCGTGCAAGCCCATCGCCGGCTGGGGGTAAGACTGCGGCAAAAGCCATGGGCAACGGCCAGGGGCCGCCACCCGGGGCGCGGCAGTCTTAGATGGCCAGGCGCTTACGGCCCTTGGCGCGGCGTGCGTTCAGCACGGCACGGCCACCACGGGTCTTCATGCGGACACGGAAACCGTGGGTGCGCTTGCGACGGGTAACGGAAGGTTGGTAGGTACGCTTCA contains these protein-coding regions:
- a CDS encoding LysR family transcriptional regulator, which translates into the protein MDDRLSGVAEFVNVVESGSFAAAAAQLGVTRSAVAKVIARLEQRLNTRLLQRTTRSLNLTGEGALYYEQCKRLLTELSETEAALLASRREPTGCLRMTVPVLFGRQCIAPVMRRLIERHPLLEVEIAFSDRMADLVEDRFDIAVRMGPLPDHATLVSRQLGFNRMALCASPAYLEQHGHPATLHDLDAHACIVYARGAHHTPWRLPGPDGQMQTYQPASRLRLDDLLSIADAAAAGAGLAWLPCWLIPSYLTAGQLRVVMGHEGVLDAQINVLWLKTRHMPLKVRVAIDALVDEVPRLLAHV
- a CDS encoding NAD(P)-dependent alcohol dehydrogenase produces the protein MKAWQVRPGHGIAGLQQIDTDAREPGPAEVLVSMRAASLNYRDWMAARGDYPGIDGTPRIALSDGAGEVVAVGARVTRFKPGDRVINTYFPNWIDGEIALWKIAESPGATFDGVLAEQFVADESTLAAIPAHLSFEEAATISCAGITAWNALFANAVVKPGATALLLGTGGVSIWALQLAKAAGLRAIITSSSDEKLARARQLGADATINYRTVPEWQHEVLRLTGGAGADVVVEVGGYDTMARSIAATRLGGVVSITGLLSGFAGVDFGLRSLFDVAKHLHGVIVGSRTVLDEVVRLVDVQQIRPVVDRVFGFDEVPAAYDYLQSGRHFGKVVVRVGG
- a CDS encoding EthD family reductase, whose amino-acid sequence is MIKVSVMYPYAAGARFDHAYYRERHMPMMKQLLGAACLYYTIDKGIAGGAPGADPVYVAKCDFVCTSVEAFLAARAPHAQEIRADIANYTDIQPVLQISEVVVERSEA
- the mnmE gene encoding tRNA uridine-5-carboxymethylaminomethyl(34) synthesis GTPase MnmE — encoded protein: MTAADHPTTLPSASDAPRAPILTIPIAAIATAPGRGGIGVVRVSGPDVRAVMQAVCGRLLTPRQATYLPFLDADGGAIDRGIALWFPAPHSYTGEDVLELQGHGGPVVMQLLLQRCLAAGREIGLRVAEPGEFTRRAFLNDKMDLAQAEAVADLIEASTEAAARSAARSLDGAFSQAVHALVERVIHLRMLVEATLDFPEEEIDFLEASDARGQLAGIRTAVDGVLAQARQGALLREGLHVVLAGQPNVGKSSLLNALAGAELAIVTPIAGTTRDKVQQTIQIEGIPLNIVDTAGLRDTEDEVERIGIERTWAAIARADVVLHLLDAADYRSTGLSAEDTAIDARIAEHVPTGVPTLRVINKIDLTGVAVAGRVDAVPPEVWLSARDGVGVELLRAALLEIAGWQGGGEGLYLARERHLAALRSAKEHLAFAAEHADQQAQSLDLFAEELRLAQEALNSITGAFSSDDLLGVIFSRFCIGK
- the yidC gene encoding membrane protein insertase YidC; translation: MDIKRTILWVIFSLAVVLLFDNWQRANGHQSMFFPTPQTATTAAPGSTPAGDVPKSAAAAAAGTQAAPATGAVSQAPASEKIVITTDVVRATIDTAGAIVTKLELLDQKDHDGNPMVLFDRSVERTYLARSGIIGGDFPNHTTVFAASTGPRDLGTSNDVSITLTADKGGAKLVKTYVFKRGSYVIDTRFDVTNDGTAPINPTLYMELARDGGAIEQSRFYSTFTGPAVYTDGDKFHKITFSDIDKGKAHVPAPTDSGWVAMVQHYFASAWIPADNVKREYYVDRVDTNFYRIGIQEPLGTVAPGASVSATARLFAGPQQARMLEAITPGLDLVKDYGWLTIVAKPLFWLLEKIHGLLGNWGWSIVALTVLIKLVFFPLSATSYRSMAKMKDLQPRMTAIRERHKGDPQKMNQEMMTLYRTEKVNPLGGCLPIVIQIPVFMALYWALLSSVEMRGAPWLGWVHDLSAPDPFYILPVLMAVSMFVQTKLNPTPPDPVQAKVMMFMPIAFSVMFFFFPAGLVLYWVVNNCLSIAQQWSINRMLGTNKKAAPAK
- the yidD gene encoding membrane protein insertion efficiency factor YidD, translating into MTRVLLFLLRIYKVAFSPFVGAQCRFLPTCSDYARDAVITHGPGYGSYLAAKRLCRCHPFAQGGYDPVPPAAGDAVPRSTDSASTDATAADTQAVRPSIHLPRP
- the rnpA gene encoding ribonuclease P protein component; this encodes MGLHAYPKAARLTKTDEFSSVFALRPVRRSRHFVLYVRANGHPQARLGVVIGKKFAKRAVERNLIKRQCRELFRLRQPSLGGRDVLIRLHAKFPRQDVPTVAAFKRICHEELSHLFEIAARPLPAPPAPPAASQPAAGSTS
- the rpmH gene encoding 50S ribosomal protein L34 yields the protein MKRTYQPSVTRRKRTHGFRVRMKTRGGRAVLNARRAKGRKRLAI